The Chlamydia poikilotherma DNA segment TGGAATTTTAGAAAAAGCATTTGAATTGGTCGCTGATTTATTCAAATTAATTCCTTTCCCATTTTCTGCCCCAATTCGATTGGCTGTGACATCGGGAGCCGTTACACTTTCCAGTGGTATTGGTCTTTACAGCGTCTGGTCCAATTCGTAAGAAAAAGATTTGTCAGTTTAAGACAATGTTGCAAATCGCTTCTAGAAAACCTAGAAGCGATTTTTTTATTTATTAACAAACTAAGATTTTATAATAACTTTTTATCTTTCTCTCATTAAGGCGTTCCCGCTTTTTCTTATTGTAAAAATCTTCTCCCTCTGATAACCTCTCCTTTTATTTTCTTAAGGAAAAGGTTCCTTTTCTTTTTAGGGAATTCTACGAGTAAAAATGCTAAAACGACTTGCCTGGTTGCTCTCGCTTGAGTGCGACCATTGTATTAATGGGTAATTATATGCGATCTCAGCTTAGCTTAATGGGAAAAAAAGAAGGCATGATTCATGTCTTTGACAAAGATGGAAATCTGGTTGCGTGTTCGGTAATTAGCGTGGGTTCCAATGTTGTTACTCAAATAAAAGTTGATTCAACTGATGGTTACAATGCTATTCAGATGGGCGCGAATGAAATCAATGTCCCAGAAAAGACATTGGAAAAACGTATGAACAAGCCTAAGCTCGGCCACTTTAAGAAGTCGGGTTCTCGTGTTTTTGGTTTATTAAAGGAAGTTCGTGTTTCCGAGGATGCTATTAATGAAGTTTCTTTAGGAAACGAATTTGGCTTAGAGGTTCTTGAAGATATCTCTTCTGTAGATATTAGCGGTGTTTCTAAAGGTAAAGGATTCCAAGGAGTCATGAAGAGATTCGGGTTCCGTGGAGGTCCTAAAACTCACGGTTCTGGATTTCATCGTCATGCTGGTTCTATAGGAATGCGATCAACTCCTGGGCGATGCTTCCCTGGAAGTAAGCGCCCTAGTCATATGGGTACTGTCAATGTAACCGTTAAGAATTTAGAAGTGGTAAAAATAGATTTAGAGAAAAAAGTATTACTGGTGAAGGGAGCGATCCCTGGTCCTAGAGGCTCTGTTGTTGTCGTCAGACGTTCTTCTAGAGCAAAAGGGTAATACAGAAGAGGTCCTAATGGTTTTATTGTCAAAGTTTGATTTTTCTGGGAATAAGGCGGGAGAGGTTGAATTGCCAGATGCCTTTTTTATTCAAGAAGGAAATGGGCTTCAATTAGTGAAAGACTATCTTGTGGCCATTCGCGCCAACAAGAGACAGTGGTCTGCATGTACGAGAAATCGTTCAGAAGTCAGCCATTCTACTAAAAAGCCTTTTAGGCAGAAAGGCACGGGAAATGCCCGTCAGGGGTGTTTAGCTTCTCCTCAGTTTCGTGGAGGAGGCATTGTTTTTGGCCCCAAGCCTAAGTTTGATCAACATGTTCGTATTAATAGAAAAGAAAAAAGAGCGGCGATTCGTTTGTTGTTGTCTCAAAAGATCCAAACAAATCGATTGATTGTGGTTGATGACAGCGTGTTCACAAGTAGTTTGTCTTCTCCAAAGACAAAAGAAGCTTTAAGGTTTTTAAAATCTTGTAATGTAGAGTGTCGAGGAATTCTTTTCATTGATGATTTAGATCATGCTGAAAACAATGAAGGTTTAAGGTTAAGTTTGCGAAATTTATCAGCTGTGCGTGGTTTTACGTATGGAATGAATATCAATGGATACGATCTAGCCTCTGCCCATAATGTAGTGATTTCCGAAAAAGCTCTGAGAGGACTCGCCGGGCATCTTATTTCTGGAACGAAAGATTAAAAGGGAAAATTAGGACATGAAAGATCCTTATGATGTAATCAAACGGCATTATGTAACCGAGAAGGCCAAAACATTAGAAGCTTTGAGTCTTGGGAATGGTGAGGGCAAAAAGAAAGGTAGTTTCTGCAAACATCCAAAGTATACATTTGTTGTATCTTGTGATGCCACGAAGCCTTTAATTGCGCAAGCTTTGGAATCTATTTATGCAGATAAAAAAGTAAAAGTTAAAAGTGTAAACACGATATGTGTGAAGCCTCAGCCAGCCCGAATGTTTCGTGGAAAACGAAAAGGAAAGACTGCAGGATTTAAGAAGGCAGTTGTGACCTTCTATGAAGGCCATTCTATCGGGTAATCTATTAGAGGGAAGAAAAACATGTTTAAAAAGTTTAAGCCAGTAACTCCAGGGACTAGACAGTTGGTTCTTCCGGCTTTCGATGAGCTAACTAGGCAAGGAGAGTTATCGGGGAAAAGAACTAGGAAAAGTGTGCGGCCAAATAAAAAGCTGTCGTTTTTC contains these protein-coding regions:
- the rplC gene encoding 50S ribosomal protein L3 yields the protein MRSQLSLMGKKEGMIHVFDKDGNLVACSVISVGSNVVTQIKVDSTDGYNAIQMGANEINVPEKTLEKRMNKPKLGHFKKSGSRVFGLLKEVRVSEDAINEVSLGNEFGLEVLEDISSVDISGVSKGKGFQGVMKRFGFRGGPKTHGSGFHRHAGSIGMRSTPGRCFPGSKRPSHMGTVNVTVKNLEVVKIDLEKKVLLVKGAIPGPRGSVVVVRRSSRAKG
- the rplD gene encoding 50S ribosomal protein L4; this translates as MVLLSKFDFSGNKAGEVELPDAFFIQEGNGLQLVKDYLVAIRANKRQWSACTRNRSEVSHSTKKPFRQKGTGNARQGCLASPQFRGGGIVFGPKPKFDQHVRINRKEKRAAIRLLLSQKIQTNRLIVVDDSVFTSSLSSPKTKEALRFLKSCNVECRGILFIDDLDHAENNEGLRLSLRNLSAVRGFTYGMNINGYDLASAHNVVISEKALRGLAGHLISGTKD
- a CDS encoding 50S ribosomal protein L23; the protein is MKDPYDVIKRHYVTEKAKTLEALSLGNGEGKKKGSFCKHPKYTFVVSCDATKPLIAQALESIYADKKVKVKSVNTICVKPQPARMFRGKRKGKTAGFKKAVVTFYEGHSIG